The proteins below come from a single Leptotrichia sp. oral taxon 223 genomic window:
- a CDS encoding hemolysin family protein translates to MSEGSLLLQIVIIIILTGINAFFSSAEMAIVSLNKNKLKILIEEENKKAILLDNLLQEPSKFLSTIQVGITLAGFFASASAATGLSHYLSSALQPLNIPYSNQISMILITFLLSYITLVFGELIPKRIALRNSENIALSSVGVVVFISKLFSPFVKFLTFSTNLVLTILKMKEDNIEEKVSKEELRSLVEVGKEHGVINETEQEMIENIIEFDEKIAREIMIPRTKVFLIDKNISIHELFENKEIGKYSRIPVYENEADNIIGILLTKDLMMEAYKKGFDNIKVADLLQEAYFVPETKNVNELFNEMQLEKKHITILIDEYGGFSGIVTLEDLIEEVMGNIADEFDDEDLSIRQLSKNKYLISGEVSLNDLNDNFHFELESKYYDTLSGILIENLGYIPEDNETIEPITINGVVFKPQRVRNKKIEKVVMTFDKNKDKEDDEKAKTKPNEDE, encoded by the coding sequence ATGTCTGAGGGCAGTTTATTATTACAGATTGTAATAATAATAATTTTAACGGGAATTAACGCTTTCTTTTCCAGTGCGGAAATGGCGATTGTTTCGTTAAATAAAAATAAATTAAAAATATTAATTGAAGAGGAAAATAAAAAAGCAATTTTACTTGACAACTTGCTGCAGGAACCGAGCAAATTCCTGTCTACTATTCAAGTTGGAATTACTTTGGCGGGCTTTTTTGCGTCTGCATCGGCAGCAACCGGTTTATCCCATTATTTGTCAAGTGCATTGCAGCCTTTGAATATTCCTTACAGCAATCAAATTTCGATGATTCTGATAACTTTTCTGTTGTCATATATCACGCTTGTTTTTGGGGAACTGATTCCAAAAAGAATCGCACTTAGAAATTCAGAGAATATCGCATTATCGTCAGTTGGAGTTGTTGTATTTATTTCAAAATTATTTTCTCCATTTGTAAAATTTTTGACATTTTCTACAAATTTGGTTCTTACAATTTTGAAAATGAAGGAAGATAATATTGAAGAGAAGGTTTCTAAGGAAGAGCTGCGTTCACTTGTGGAAGTTGGGAAGGAACACGGAGTTATTAATGAAACTGAGCAGGAAATGATTGAAAATATTATTGAATTTGACGAAAAAATTGCACGGGAAATAATGATTCCGAGAACAAAAGTATTTTTGATTGATAAAAATATTTCGATTCATGAACTTTTTGAAAATAAGGAAATTGGAAAATATTCACGTATTCCAGTTTATGAAAATGAGGCTGACAACATTATTGGAATTTTATTAACTAAAGACTTGATGATGGAAGCCTACAAAAAAGGCTTTGATAACATAAAAGTGGCTGATCTGCTGCAAGAAGCATATTTTGTGCCTGAAACGAAAAATGTAAACGAACTTTTTAATGAAATGCAGCTTGAGAAAAAACATATTACTATTCTGATTGATGAATATGGCGGTTTTTCAGGGATTGTTACGCTTGAAGACTTGATTGAGGAAGTGATGGGAAATATTGCTGATGAATTTGATGACGAAGATTTGTCAATCCGTCAGCTGTCGAAAAATAAATATTTAATTAGCGGAGAAGTTTCGTTAAATGACTTGAATGACAACTTTCACTTTGAACTTGAATCAAAATATTACGACACTTTGAGTGGAATTTTAATTGAAAATTTGGGGTACATTCCTGAAGATAATGAAACTATTGAGCCAATCACAATTAATGGCGTTGTATTCAAGCCACAGCGAGTCAGAAATAAAAAAATTGAAAAAGTTGTTATGACTTTTGATAAAAATAAAGATAAAGAAGATGATGAAAAGGCTAAAACTAAGCCGAATGAAGATGAATGA
- a CDS encoding NCS2 family permease, with the protein MNITNVQKTSGLKRLFPLLANENINMKREIMAGITTFLTMAYIIAVNPNILSKTGMDAGALVTATCFSAALGCFLMGLIANLPFALASGMGLNAFFAFTVVLKGGISWQTALTAVFCEGIIFIFLTLFKVREAVVNSIPENMKYAVTGGIGVFIAFVGFSGSGLIVLNESTKVSMGHFSPAVIISFVGLFLIAILDKKNVRGSILYGIVLSSLLAWGYALINPAHAKELGIYLPAGIFKYESMMPVMGKLDFNLFTDFKMFGNLFVIVCTFLFVDFFDTVGTLIGVCSKADMLDENGNVPNVGRALMADAIATTAGAALGVSTVTTYVESSTGVIAGGRTGWTAITTGFLFLISMFFSPIFISIPGCATAPALIYVGYLMLSSVKNIDLHDILEGVPSFITITTMALTYSIGDGLTLGILSYVLINLLYNLFSKKEDRRHVSWVMIILGALFIVKLLFMS; encoded by the coding sequence ATGAACATCACTAATGTTCAGAAGACAAGCGGACTTAAACGGCTTTTTCCGCTTCTGGCAAATGAAAATATCAATATGAAAAGGGAAATCATGGCAGGAATTACAACATTTCTTACAATGGCGTACATAATTGCCGTAAATCCAAATATTTTATCAAAAACAGGGATGGATGCAGGCGCATTAGTTACAGCTACTTGTTTTTCAGCTGCACTAGGTTGTTTTCTTATGGGCCTTATTGCAAACTTGCCTTTTGCTCTTGCCTCTGGTATGGGGTTAAACGCATTTTTCGCATTTACAGTTGTATTAAAAGGCGGTATCAGCTGGCAAACTGCTCTGACTGCCGTATTCTGTGAAGGAATTATATTTATATTTTTAACGCTTTTTAAAGTTCGTGAAGCCGTAGTAAATTCTATTCCAGAAAATATGAAATACGCTGTTACTGGTGGAATTGGAGTATTTATCGCATTTGTCGGTTTTTCAGGCAGCGGGCTGATTGTTTTAAACGAATCGACAAAAGTCAGCATGGGACACTTTTCTCCAGCCGTTATTATTTCATTTGTCGGTTTATTTTTAATAGCAATTCTGGATAAAAAAAATGTACGTGGTTCAATCCTTTATGGAATCGTTTTAAGTTCCCTGCTAGCTTGGGGATATGCTCTCATAAATCCTGCACATGCAAAGGAACTGGGAATTTACTTACCAGCCGGCATCTTTAAATATGAGTCAATGATGCCTGTTATGGGAAAATTGGACTTTAACTTATTTACAGATTTTAAAATGTTTGGAAATTTGTTTGTCATAGTTTGCACATTCTTATTTGTAGACTTTTTTGATACTGTCGGAACATTGATAGGGGTATGCTCAAAAGCAGATATGCTGGATGAAAATGGAAATGTGCCAAATGTAGGCAGAGCCTTAATGGCAGACGCAATCGCAACTACAGCCGGTGCCGCACTTGGAGTTTCAACAGTTACAACTTATGTAGAAAGCTCAACAGGAGTTATCGCAGGTGGAAGAACAGGATGGACAGCCATCACAACAGGTTTCCTATTTCTAATATCAATGTTTTTTTCACCAATATTTATTTCAATACCAGGATGTGCTACAGCTCCAGCCTTAATTTACGTTGGCTACTTAATGCTAAGTTCAGTTAAAAACATAGATTTGCACGACATTCTTGAAGGTGTACCATCTTTTATCACAATCACAACAATGGCTCTAACTTACAGCATTGGAGATGGATTAACATTGGGAATTTTATCTTACGTATTGATAAATCTTCTTTACAATTTATTCTCAAAAAAAGAAGACAGAAGACACGTTTCATGGGTGATGATTATTCTAGGAGCATTATTTATAGTTAAATTGTTATTTATGTCATAA
- a CDS encoding Txe/YoeB family addiction module toxin → MNIVWTSIAWKQYVEMQAQDKKVIKKINEIIKDIQRNGNEGIGKAEALKHELSGYWSRRITDKHRFIYKLTENEVIIIACANHYK, encoded by the coding sequence GTGAATATTGTATGGACAAGTATAGCTTGGAAACAATATGTAGAAATGCAAGCTCAAGATAAAAAAGTTATAAAAAAGATAAATGAAATTATAAAAGATATTCAGAGAAATGGAAATGAAGGAATAGGTAAAGCAGAGGCTTTAAAGCATGAATTAAGTGGCTATTGGAGCAGAAGAATAACTGATAAGCACAGATTTATTTATAAATTAACTGAAAATGAAGTTATAATAATAGCCTGTGCCAATCACTACAAGTAA
- a CDS encoding type II toxin-antitoxin system Phd/YefM family antitoxin yields MIATNYSNIRNNFKKYCDKATRDYETIIVTRKNDENVVLMSEEEYNNLMENLYIMSNEDYYNELLKSKREAEMGKLEAHELIEED; encoded by the coding sequence ATGATAGCTACAAATTATTCTAATATTAGAAATAATTTTAAAAAGTATTGTGACAAAGCCACAAGAGATTATGAAACAATAATTGTAACTAGAAAAAATGATGAAAATGTGGTATTAATGAGTGAAGAAGAATACAATAATCTTATGGAAAATTTGTATATTATGTCTAATGAAGATTATTATAATGAATTGTTGAAAAGTAAAAGGGAAGCAGAAATGGGGAAATTAGAAGCTCATGAGTTAATTGAGGAGGACTAA
- a CDS encoding transglycosylase domain-containing protein — MKKNNKKVKVAKPGKKFSLLSFFFKVFVFLFIITFGAGAYLVYTVSKETPVDLIDGYAPVSPSVIYDINGNQIDTIMVQNRAPIGIGEIPLHVQNAFLAIEDRKFRTHHGFDFVRTARALFLTITGRRREGGSTITQQLAKNAFLSPEQTVTRKIKEAILAIEIERKYTKDEILENYLNTIYFGQGAYGIKNAAIKYFNKQPKQLSIAQAAILASLPKSPTKYSKLENALERQKIVLHQMRNFGFITDEEYNEAINEKITFVNGNIKSRNEEEQISTSNVAPEFTTVVLSEVRKILKIPEEDQKFLFDGYKIYATVDLDLQRAAYSAFNNNYNLKSRANLNGALFSIDPSNGFVKAMVGGKNYKKGNFNRALSSLRQPGSSYKPVIYLAALQKNMAMNSVMEDSPVKIGNWSPKNYDGVFRDSMTLAKALEISNNIIPVKLLQRVGINSAEKVWRDAGIVGGDFPKNYTLALGSISTRPVDMAMFYAALANGGYQVQPQYIYKIENKYGEVVYEAKPKMKKVYDSKDVAILTYMLENAVNYGTGQSAKVFKDGKLIPMAGKTGTTSDYVSAWFTGYTPTLATVVYVGNDDNKSMGPGMTGGAAAAPIWKNYMQAVVDLPNYNVGVFEFIDDYITRKDLTTRDIDLQIGLLDRDGVNKRTALFKAGTEPIESEGKFRRGVTF; from the coding sequence ATGAAAAAGAATAATAAAAAAGTAAAAGTTGCAAAACCTGGAAAAAAATTTAGCCTATTGTCGTTTTTTTTCAAAGTTTTTGTATTTTTGTTTATAATTACATTTGGAGCTGGAGCTTATCTTGTTTATACAGTGAGCAAGGAAACGCCAGTTGATTTAATAGATGGTTATGCACCTGTGTCGCCTTCGGTAATTTATGACATTAATGGAAACCAGATAGATACGATAATGGTTCAAAACAGGGCACCGATAGGTATTGGAGAAATTCCTCTGCATGTACAAAATGCCTTTTTGGCAATAGAGGACAGAAAATTTAGGACTCACCACGGATTTGACTTTGTAAGAACGGCAAGAGCGCTGTTTTTAACGATTACAGGAAGACGGCGTGAAGGTGGAAGCACGATTACCCAGCAGCTTGCAAAAAATGCCTTTTTGTCGCCGGAACAGACAGTAACAAGAAAAATTAAGGAAGCAATTTTAGCAATAGAAATTGAAAGAAAATATACAAAAGACGAAATTCTGGAAAATTACTTGAATACAATTTATTTTGGGCAAGGGGCTTATGGAATAAAAAATGCGGCAATAAAGTATTTTAATAAGCAGCCGAAACAGCTTTCCATTGCACAAGCGGCAATTTTAGCGAGCCTACCTAAGTCACCGACAAAATATTCAAAATTAGAAAATGCATTGGAAAGACAGAAAATTGTACTTCATCAAATGAGAAACTTTGGATTTATAACAGATGAAGAATATAACGAGGCGATTAATGAGAAAATTACATTTGTAAATGGGAATATTAAAAGCCGTAATGAAGAGGAACAGATTTCGACTTCAAATGTGGCGCCTGAATTTACTACAGTTGTATTAAGTGAAGTAAGAAAAATATTGAAAATACCTGAAGAGGATCAGAAATTCCTGTTTGACGGCTATAAAATTTATGCAACAGTTGATTTAGACTTACAAAGGGCAGCCTACTCAGCCTTTAACAATAATTATAACTTGAAGAGCCGTGCAAACTTGAACGGTGCATTATTTTCAATTGATCCGAGCAATGGATTTGTAAAGGCGATGGTTGGAGGGAAAAACTATAAAAAAGGAAACTTTAACCGTGCATTAAGTTCATTAAGACAACCGGGTTCATCATACAAACCAGTAATTTATCTTGCAGCACTGCAAAAAAATATGGCAATGAACAGTGTTATGGAAGATTCACCGGTAAAAATTGGAAACTGGAGTCCTAAGAACTATGATGGAGTTTTCAGGGATAGCATGACACTTGCCAAAGCGTTGGAAATTTCAAATAATATAATACCAGTAAAACTGCTACAGCGTGTTGGAATCAATTCGGCTGAAAAAGTATGGCGTGATGCAGGAATTGTAGGAGGAGATTTTCCAAAAAACTACACATTGGCACTTGGTTCAATTTCCACAAGGCCAGTAGATATGGCGATGTTTTATGCAGCGCTTGCAAACGGAGGTTATCAGGTACAGCCTCAATATATTTATAAAATTGAAAATAAATATGGGGAAGTTGTTTATGAAGCAAAGCCAAAAATGAAAAAAGTTTATGATTCAAAAGATGTTGCAATATTAACTTATATGCTTGAAAACGCTGTAAATTATGGAACTGGGCAATCAGCTAAAGTATTTAAAGATGGAAAATTAATCCCAATGGCTGGAAAAACAGGGACAACTTCTGATTATGTTTCAGCGTGGTTTACAGGCTATACACCGACTCTTGCCACAGTAGTTTACGTTGGAAATGATGATAACAAGTCAATGGGGCCTGGAATGACAGGAGGAGCTGCCGCCGCACCAATTTGGAAAAACTATATGCAGGCAGTAGTGGATTTACCAAATTACAATGTTGGAGTATTTGAGTTTATAGATGACTATATAACAAGAAAAGATTTAACGACAAGAGATATTGACTTGCAAATCGGATTGCTTGACAGAGATGGCGTAAATAAGCGGACAGCATTGTTTAAGGCTGGAACAGAGCCGATTGAGTCAGAAGGTAAATTTAGAAGAGGAGTTACTTTCTAG
- the rlmN gene encoding 23S rRNA (adenine(2503)-C(2))-methyltransferase RlmN, whose amino-acid sequence MERNDNEMINEDGKNLDTIEKIDILGMSLENLQEKFVEIGMKKFNASQVFDWLHNKLVFDFDEFSNISKKDREILKEKFYVAKLEFKTHQVSEDGDTEKFLFELKDRRLIESVLISHKNRHTLCVSSQIGCLIGCDFCATATMTYERNLSISEILLQYYYVQKHLLQRGEKLGNVVYMGMGEPFLNYDAVLGSTNILNSPKGQNFSKRNFTISTSGIVSGIKRFTENESQINLAISLHSVRDDVRSEIMPINKRWGVKQLKESLLEYQKQTKNRITFEYILIDDLNCEPQDARELAGFLNSFSCLVNLIPYNPVGGKPYKTPSKQKQREFYKLLKDKNVNVTLRETKGQDIAAACGQLKAKKQMDSIQNI is encoded by the coding sequence ATGGAGAGAAATGATAACGAAATGATAAATGAAGATGGAAAAAATTTAGATACAATTGAAAAGATTGATATTCTGGGAATGAGCTTGGAGAATCTGCAGGAGAAATTTGTTGAAATTGGGATGAAGAAGTTTAATGCAAGCCAAGTTTTTGACTGGCTACACAATAAATTGGTATTTGATTTTGATGAGTTTTCCAATATTTCCAAGAAAGACAGGGAAATTTTGAAAGAAAAATTTTATGTGGCAAAACTTGAGTTTAAGACGCATCAGGTTTCAGAAGATGGGGATACTGAGAAATTTTTATTTGAACTGAAAGACAGAAGGCTAATTGAAAGTGTGCTTATTTCTCATAAAAATCGGCATACACTTTGTGTTTCTTCGCAAATTGGCTGTCTTATCGGATGTGATTTCTGTGCGACAGCGACAATGACTTATGAAAGAAATTTGTCAATTTCTGAAATTTTACTGCAATATTATTATGTGCAGAAACATCTGCTACAGCGTGGAGAAAAGCTGGGAAATGTGGTTTATATGGGAATGGGAGAGCCGTTTTTAAATTATGATGCAGTTCTTGGTTCAACTAATATATTAAATTCCCCGAAAGGACAGAATTTTTCAAAAAGAAATTTTACGATTTCTACAAGCGGGATTGTGAGCGGGATAAAAAGATTTACAGAAAATGAGAGCCAGATAAATCTTGCGATTTCATTGCATTCAGTAAGAGATGATGTAAGGAGCGAGATTATGCCGATAAATAAAAGATGGGGAGTAAAGCAGTTGAAGGAGTCGCTTCTGGAGTATCAGAAACAGACTAAAAACCGGATTACGTTTGAATACATCCTGATTGATGACTTGAATTGTGAGCCTCAGGATGCGAGAGAGCTGGCTGGATTCTTAAATTCATTTTCGTGCTTAGTGAACTTGATCCCTTATAATCCTGTTGGCGGAAAGCCTTACAAAACGCCATCAAAACAAAAACAAAGGGAATTTTATAAATTATTAAAAGATAAAAATGTTAATGTAACCTTGCGGGAAACTAAAGGGCAGGACATTGCGGCAGCTTGCGGACAGTTGAAGGCAAAAAAACAGATGGATTCTATTCAGAATATTTAA
- the ychF gene encoding redox-regulated ATPase YchF encodes MIGIGIVGLPNVGKSTLFNAITKTQNAEAANYPFATIEPNVGLVSVPDPRLKDLEKVVNPKRTVGATVEFVDIAGLVKGASKGEGLGNQFLSNIRNTAAICQVVRCFDDDNIIHVEGSVDPIRDIETINAELIFADLETVERAIQKNQKLARGGNAEGKELVAVLERCKVHLEEFKLLKTLKFTQREEELIKVYQFLTVKPMMFAANISEEDLTAGIENDYVKKVREFAKQYDSEVVTFSAKVEAELIEIEDEEERQMFIDELGIKEPSLNRLIRAGFKLLGLITYFTAGEKEVRAWTIKQGTNAQKSAGEIHTDIEKGFIRAEVVSFDKFIELNGWNGAKEKGVMRLEGKEYIVQDGDVMFFRFNV; translated from the coding sequence ATGATAGGAATAGGAATTGTAGGATTACCAAACGTGGGAAAATCAACATTGTTTAACGCAATAACAAAAACACAGAATGCAGAGGCGGCAAACTATCCATTTGCAACAATTGAGCCAAATGTAGGGCTTGTAAGCGTGCCTGATCCACGTTTAAAGGATTTGGAAAAAGTGGTTAATCCAAAAAGGACAGTTGGAGCGACAGTTGAGTTTGTAGATATTGCAGGACTTGTAAAAGGCGCATCAAAAGGGGAAGGGCTGGGAAACCAGTTTTTATCCAATATCCGAAATACAGCTGCAATTTGCCAAGTTGTAAGATGTTTTGACGATGACAATATTATCCACGTGGAAGGAAGCGTTGATCCTATAAGAGATATTGAAACAATTAATGCAGAACTGATTTTTGCTGATTTGGAAACAGTTGAAAGGGCGATTCAGAAAAATCAGAAACTGGCTCGTGGAGGAAATGCAGAAGGGAAAGAATTGGTGGCAGTTCTTGAAAGATGTAAAGTTCATCTGGAAGAATTCAAGTTATTAAAAACATTGAAATTTACGCAAAGGGAAGAGGAATTAATAAAAGTTTATCAATTTTTGACAGTAAAGCCGATGATGTTTGCTGCAAATATTTCAGAAGAGGACTTGACAGCTGGAATTGAAAACGATTATGTAAAAAAAGTGCGTGAATTTGCAAAACAGTATGACAGTGAAGTAGTAACTTTTTCAGCAAAAGTGGAAGCAGAATTAATCGAAATTGAAGACGAAGAAGAAAGACAAATGTTCATTGATGAACTGGGAATAAAAGAACCAAGCCTAAACAGGCTAATCAGGGCAGGCTTCAAATTATTAGGGCTAATCACATACTTTACAGCCGGAGAAAAAGAAGTGAGGGCCTGGACAATAAAACAAGGAACAAATGCCCAAAAATCAGCTGGTGAAATCCATACAGACATTGAAAAAGGATTCATCAGAGCCGAAGTTGTATCCTTTGATAAATTTATTGAACTGAACGGATGGAACGGAGCAAAAGAAAAAGGCGTGATGAGACTCGAAGGGAAAGAGTACATTGTGCAGGATGGGGACGTTATGTTCTTTAGATTTAACGTATAA
- a CDS encoding uracil-DNA glycosylase family protein produces the protein MWNDLKLEIDICTRCILEKTRINPIVGEGNKEAEILFVLDSISEEEDIKQKLLIDRNGKYFKKFLEYSKLDLKKCYFTALTKCSSHGNLIEKDSILQCHEFLIAQIALINPKYIITVGERATKSLLEDVEKEDIMDLVGKVFDFYGEIKIVPIYDISYLFKATDKEKWKLIKILEKL, from the coding sequence ATGTGGAATGACTTAAAACTGGAAATTGACATTTGCACTAGATGCATTTTGGAAAAAACTAGAATTAATCCAATTGTTGGCGAAGGAAATAAAGAGGCGGAAATTTTGTTTGTGCTGGATAGCATAAGTGAGGAAGAGGATATAAAGCAGAAACTTTTGATTGACAGAAATGGGAAATATTTTAAAAAGTTTCTGGAGTATTCAAAGCTGGATTTGAAGAAATGTTATTTTACAGCCCTTACAAAATGCAGCTCACACGGCAATTTAATTGAAAAAGACAGTATTTTACAGTGCCACGAGTTTCTTATAGCGCAAATTGCTCTAATTAATCCAAAGTACATTATAACAGTTGGAGAACGGGCAACTAAATCGCTTCTGGAAGATGTGGAAAAAGAGGATATAATGGATCTGGTGGGGAAAGTGTTTGATTTTTATGGAGAAATTAAGATTGTGCCGATTTATGACATTTCCTATTTGTTTAAGGCGACAGATAAGGAAAAATGGAAATTAATAAAAATTTTGGAAAAATTATAA
- a CDS encoding MBL fold metallo-hydrolase translates to MKFSSLGSGSSGNSSYIEMGSNQFLIDAGFSGKKIAEKLNSIEKRIEDIRGIFVTHEHSDHIQGLGVVSRKYDIPIYLHEVTYSVIKDKIGKIEKKNLNFIKDEKTVIDNCVINNFEVMHDAKKCLGYTFEYEGKKLSYASDVGCVNNIIKENLKNSDVIVLESNYDYNMLMTGPYHWELKNRVKGRNGHLSNSEASKLIGQVLSEKLKKVYLMHISKDNNTPELAYNSLYQILERENKSHLEIEIINEEGTEIYKI, encoded by the coding sequence ATGAAATTTTCAAGTTTGGGAAGCGGAAGTAGCGGAAATTCCAGCTATATTGAGATGGGCAGCAATCAATTTCTTATAGATGCAGGATTTAGTGGCAAAAAAATTGCAGAAAAATTGAACAGTATTGAAAAAAGAATTGAGGATATAAGGGGAATATTTGTGACACATGAGCATTCTGATCATATTCAGGGACTTGGAGTTGTTTCACGAAAATACGATATTCCAATTTATCTTCATGAAGTAACTTATAGTGTGATTAAGGACAAAATTGGAAAAATTGAGAAAAAGAATTTGAATTTTATAAAAGATGAAAAAACTGTAATTGACAATTGCGTGATAAACAATTTTGAAGTAATGCACGATGCAAAAAAATGTTTGGGATATACATTTGAATATGAAGGGAAGAAATTGTCCTATGCCAGTGATGTTGGCTGTGTAAATAATATTATTAAGGAAAATCTGAAAAATAGCGATGTAATCGTGCTGGAAAGTAACTATGACTATAATATGCTGATGACAGGTCCATATCATTGGGAACTCAAAAACCGTGTGAAGGGAAGAAATGGACATTTGTCAAATTCAGAAGCATCAAAGCTGATTGGACAGGTGCTTAGTGAGAAACTGAAAAAGGTTTATTTAATGCATATAAGCAAAGATAATAATACGCCAGAGCTAGCTTATAATTCGCTGTATCAAATTTTGGAGCGGGAAAATAAAAGCCATCTGGAAATCGAAATTATTAATGAAGAAGGAACCGAAATTTATAAAATATAG
- a CDS encoding competence protein ComE: MAFDNDYYVNSRTKVTKKIVLRGITFLVVVFIAIFNVVILFSRKVDKLIAADIRVETVKLQNAIKKFNEKTGSNPNLAGLEDSLQNVKSSDGAYNFGTFYGSDKIYEIPESIKDSRERSNRIVTKKDKKGGWVYDQLKGTISPNI, encoded by the coding sequence ATGGCTTTTGATAACGATTATTATGTAAATAGCAGGACAAAGGTGACAAAAAAAATTGTTCTTCGTGGTATAACTTTTCTTGTAGTTGTATTTATTGCGATATTTAACGTTGTGATTTTGTTTTCAAGAAAAGTGGACAAACTTATAGCGGCTGACATTCGGGTAGAAACTGTAAAATTACAGAATGCAATTAAAAAATTTAATGAAAAGACAGGCTCTAATCCAAATTTGGCAGGACTTGAAGATAGCTTGCAAAATGTAAAAAGTTCAGATGGAGCATATAATTTTGGGACTTTTTATGGAAGTGATAAAATTTATGAAATTCCTGAAAGTATAAAGGATTCGAGGGAAAGAAGCAATAGAATTGTAACGAAAAAGGATAAAAAAGGTGGATGGGTTTATGATCAGTTAAAGGGGACAATTTCACCAAATATTTAA